A DNA window from Litorivicinus lipolyticus contains the following coding sequences:
- the rpoC gene encoding DNA-directed RNA polymerase subunit beta' translates to MKDLMNLLRQQGANNEFDAIRIGLSSPAEIRSWSFGEVKKPETINYRTFKPERDGLFCARIFGPVKDYECLCGKYKRLKHRGVICEKCGVEVTLAKVRRERMGHIELASPVAHIWFLKSLPSRIGLMLDMTLRDIERVLYFEAYMVTDPALTSLSAGQVLSEEEYYQLVDEEGEEFTALMGAEAIQQYMIDMDLDAEIAQLREELESTGSETRIKKIAKRLKLLEAFQQSGNRPEWMIMEVLPVLPPDLRPLVPLDGGRFATSDLNDLYRRVINRNNRLKRLLELRAPDIIVRNEKRMLQESVDALLDNGRRGRAITGSNKRPLKSLADMIKGKQGRFRQNLLGKRVDYSGRSVIVVGPSLKLHQCGLPKKMALELFKPFIYSRLEAQGLATTIKMAKKMVERETAEVWDILADVIREHPVLLNRAPTLHRLGIQAFEPLLIEGKAIQLHPLVCAAYNADFDGDQMAVHLPLTIEAQLEARALMMSTNNVLSPANGEPIIVPSQDVVLGLYYMTRERFDALGDGMKFASTDEVARAYGARKVHLQARVSVRILDVNIDLEGNRTEGVRMVDTTVGRALLSNILPVGLGYDLVNRDMTKKAISSLINECYRRVGLKDAVIFADQLMYTGFAYATRSGSSIGVNDFEIPDAKAQIVGEAEEQVKEIEQQYASGLVTQGEKYNKVVDIWARANDMVAKKMMERIGKDIAIDKDGNEVERPSFNSVFMMADSGARGSAAQIRQLAGMRGLMARPDGSIIETPITANFREGLSVLQYFISTHGARKGLADTALKTANSGYLTRRLVDVAQDMVITALDCGTEHGVEMTPLIEGGDVVVPLAQRVLGRVVAEDVADTGTGEVVFERGTLLDETSVARLEGMGVDRVLVRSPIVCEEYHGICAACYGRDLGRGHQVNVGESVGVIAAQSIGEPGTQLTMRTFHIGGAASRASAADRIEVKHGGTIKLINLKTVEREDGNLVAVSRSGQLVITDVQGREREAYKLPYGAIISGKEGATVEAGAPVATWDPHTHPLITEKGGVVRFQGMEQGITIKVQTDDLTGMSMIEVLDGKDRPVAGKDIKPLIQLYAQDAKKSDEPIAQYQLQGGALVSLSDGDIVGTGAVIARMPQEGSKTRDITGGLPRVADLFEARRPKGAAIRADISGIVSFGKETKGKNRLVISPTDGNEPVERLIPKERQLSVYEGEEVAKGDIVADGPTDPHDLLRLLGVSELARYITNEIQEVYRLQGVVINDKHIEVIIRQMLRKAEITDSADSKLITGETVEFQDVKRVNAGLVGNEKYPAKFERLLLGITKASLATESFISAASFQETTRVLTEAAVTGKRDPLRGLKENVVVGRLIPAGTGLAYHAERKRKRGAEQAESNSGGVTAAEVAAALAEEIGDLTGGL, encoded by the coding sequence ATGAAAGATTTGATGAATCTGTTGCGTCAACAGGGTGCCAACAACGAGTTCGATGCGATCCGCATCGGCCTCTCTAGCCCCGCGGAAATTCGCAGCTGGTCGTTTGGCGAAGTTAAGAAGCCCGAAACCATCAACTACCGTACCTTCAAGCCTGAGCGCGATGGTCTGTTCTGTGCCCGAATCTTTGGGCCGGTCAAGGACTACGAGTGCCTGTGCGGTAAGTACAAGCGTCTGAAGCACCGTGGTGTGATCTGTGAAAAGTGTGGCGTTGAAGTCACCTTGGCTAAGGTACGCCGTGAGCGCATGGGCCACATCGAGCTGGCGAGCCCCGTGGCTCACATCTGGTTCTTGAAGTCGTTGCCCTCGCGCATCGGCTTGATGCTGGACATGACGCTGCGTGACATTGAGCGCGTGCTGTACTTCGAAGCTTACATGGTCACCGATCCGGCCCTGACTAGCCTCAGCGCAGGTCAGGTCCTGAGCGAAGAAGAGTACTACCAGCTGGTCGACGAAGAAGGCGAGGAATTCACCGCCTTGATGGGCGCTGAAGCGATTCAGCAGTACATGATCGATATGGACCTGGATGCGGAAATCGCGCAGCTGCGCGAAGAGCTCGAGAGCACGGGCTCTGAGACCCGCATCAAGAAGATCGCCAAGCGCTTGAAGCTGCTGGAAGCCTTCCAGCAATCGGGCAACCGTCCTGAGTGGATGATCATGGAAGTGCTGCCGGTACTACCGCCGGATTTGCGTCCGTTGGTGCCGCTGGATGGGGGGCGCTTTGCGACCTCGGATCTTAACGATCTGTACCGCCGTGTGATCAACCGTAACAACCGTCTTAAACGTCTGCTTGAGTTGCGTGCGCCTGACATCATCGTTCGTAACGAAAAGCGAATGTTGCAGGAATCGGTCGACGCGCTGTTGGATAATGGCCGTCGTGGCCGCGCCATTACAGGCTCTAACAAGCGTCCGTTGAAGTCACTGGCTGACATGATCAAGGGTAAGCAGGGTCGTTTCCGTCAGAACTTGTTGGGTAAGCGAGTCGATTACTCCGGCCGTTCTGTGATCGTGGTCGGGCCTAGCCTGAAGTTGCACCAGTGTGGTCTGCCCAAGAAGATGGCGCTTGAACTGTTCAAGCCCTTCATCTACAGCCGTCTGGAAGCACAGGGACTGGCGACCACCATCAAGATGGCCAAGAAAATGGTCGAGCGCGAAACCGCAGAAGTCTGGGATATCCTGGCTGACGTGATCCGTGAACACCCGGTCTTGTTGAACCGAGCGCCGACGCTGCACCGTTTGGGCATTCAAGCGTTTGAACCCTTGCTGATTGAAGGCAAGGCAATTCAGCTGCACCCGCTGGTGTGTGCGGCCTATAACGCCGACTTTGACGGTGACCAAATGGCGGTTCACTTGCCGTTGACCATCGAAGCACAGCTCGAAGCGCGTGCGCTAATGATGTCGACCAACAACGTGTTGTCGCCGGCCAACGGCGAGCCGATCATCGTGCCCTCACAAGACGTGGTCTTGGGTCTGTACTACATGACTCGTGAACGTTTCGACGCCTTGGGCGACGGTATGAAGTTCGCGTCGACGGACGAAGTGGCGCGTGCCTACGGCGCTCGTAAGGTTCACCTTCAGGCCCGTGTCAGCGTCCGTATCTTGGACGTTAATATTGACCTGGAAGGCAACCGTACTGAGGGCGTTCGCATGGTCGACACCACGGTCGGTCGTGCCTTGCTGTCGAACATCCTGCCGGTTGGTTTGGGCTACGACTTGGTCAACCGCGACATGACTAAGAAAGCCATTTCGTCGTTGATCAACGAATGCTACCGCCGCGTCGGTTTGAAAGACGCGGTCATTTTTGCTGACCAACTGATGTACACCGGTTTTGCCTACGCCACGCGCTCGGGTTCATCGATCGGTGTTAACGACTTCGAGATCCCGGATGCCAAAGCACAGATCGTGGGCGAAGCCGAAGAGCAAGTGAAAGAGATCGAGCAGCAGTACGCATCCGGCTTGGTAACCCAAGGTGAGAAGTACAACAAGGTGGTCGATATCTGGGCGCGTGCTAACGACATGGTTGCCAAAAAGATGATGGAGCGTATCGGTAAAGATATCGCCATCGACAAAGACGGCAACGAAGTCGAACGTCCTAGCTTTAACAGCGTCTTTATGATGGCTGACTCGGGCGCTCGAGGCAGCGCGGCGCAGATTCGTCAGTTGGCGGGTATGCGTGGTTTGATGGCACGTCCGGACGGTTCGATTATCGAAACGCCGATTACGGCTAACTTCCGTGAAGGTTTGTCGGTACTGCAGTACTTCATCTCGACCCACGGTGCGCGTAAAGGCTTGGCCGACACCGCATTGAAAACGGCAAACTCGGGTTACTTGACACGTCGTTTGGTTGACGTGGCACAGGACATGGTCATCACGGCGCTGGATTGTGGTACCGAGCACGGTGTCGAAATGACACCCTTGATCGAAGGCGGTGACGTGGTCGTTCCCTTGGCACAGCGTGTACTGGGTCGTGTCGTCGCCGAAGACGTTGCCGATACCGGCACGGGCGAAGTGGTCTTCGAACGCGGTACGCTGCTAGATGAAACCAGTGTTGCGCGCCTTGAAGGCATGGGCGTTGACCGTGTCTTGGTGCGCTCGCCCATCGTGTGTGAGGAATACCACGGTATTTGTGCCGCTTGTTACGGTCGTGACCTAGGCCGTGGCCACCAGGTCAACGTCGGCGAGTCGGTCGGTGTTATTGCCGCGCAGTCCATTGGTGAGCCGGGTACCCAGCTGACCATGCGTACCTTCCACATTGGTGGTGCAGCAAGCCGAGCGTCGGCTGCCGACCGCATCGAAGTGAAGCACGGCGGTACGATTAAACTGATCAACCTGAAAACGGTAGAGCGTGAAGACGGCAACCTGGTTGCGGTGTCACGTTCCGGCCAGCTGGTTATTACCGATGTTCAGGGACGCGAGCGCGAAGCTTACAAGCTGCCGTATGGCGCTATAATTTCGGGCAAAGAAGGCGCCACGGTTGAAGCCGGCGCGCCGGTCGCGACTTGGGATCCGCACACGCACCCCTTGATCACAGAGAAGGGCGGTGTCGTTCGCTTCCAGGGCATGGAACAGGGCATCACCATTAAGGTCCAGACTGATGACCTGACGGGTATGAGCATGATCGAAGTGCTGGACGGCAAAGACCGGCCGGTGGCTGGTAAAGACATCAAGCCCCTGATTCAGCTGTACGCACAGGACGCCAAAAAGTCTGACGAGCCGATTGCACAGTACCAACTGCAAGGCGGCGCGTTGGTCTCGCTGTCGGATGGTGACATTGTCGGTACCGGTGCGGTTATCGCCCGTATGCCGCAGGAAGGCTCGAAGACGCGTGACATCACCGGTGGTTTGCCGCGTGTTGCTGACTTGTTCGAAGCGCGTCGCCCGAAAGGTGCCGCGATTCGTGCCGACATCAGCGGTATCGTCAGCTTCGGTAAGGAAACCAAGGGTAAAAACCGCTTGGTGATCTCGCCCACCGATGGCAACGAACCCGTCGAACGTTTGATTCCGAAAGAGCGTCAGCTCAGCGTTTACGAAGGTGAAGAAGTGGCTAAGGGTGACATCGTCGCCGATGGCCCGACCGATCCTCATGACCTGTTGCGTTTGTTGGGTGTTAGCGAGCTGGCTCGTTACATCACCAACGAGATCCAAGAGGTTTATCGCCTCCAGGGTGTTGTGATCAACGACAAGCACATTGAAGTCATCATCCGTCAGATGCTGCGTAAAGCGGAGATCACGGACTCGGCTGATTCCAAGTTGATCACCGGTGAAACCGTTGAATTCCAGGACGTTAAGCGTGTTAACGCAGGCTTGGTCGGTAACGAAAAGTACCCGGCTAAGTTTGAGCGTCTGTTGCTGGGTATCACCAAAGCATCGCTGGCAACGGAGTCGTTTATTTCGGCGGCATCGTTCCAGGAAACGACGCGTGTATTGACCGAGGCTGCCGTCACCGGCAAGCGCGATCCGTTGCGTGGCTTGAAAGAAAACGTGGTCGTGGGTCGTTTGATTCCGGCCGGTACTGGTTTGGCTTACCACGCAGAGCGCAAGCGCAAGCGTGGCGCCGAGCAGGCCGAAAGTAATTCAGGCGGTGTTACCGCGGCGGAAGTCGCGGCGGCATTGGCCGAAGAAATCGGGGATTTGACCGGCGGCCTATAA